The Lutibacter profundi genome includes a region encoding these proteins:
- a CDS encoding CsgE family curli-type amyloid fiber assembly protein, translated as MKSSHNKLVLFLLFISTTFYCTSQEVITAKIVSKVADNLIDIKAIAQNNDETFKDEYSYLLFSLKKGEGGNFSKNTQSGVFSLESNEQKVLTTLKINIQEKEECKVYFYIRKSGNLISKDSVVIVAAESGDKKVIEEDDFEIKGIVIDNAITKLGKDFLDYFYQAYLVSGNQYPFIITIKERPSFGRSSIITLQVDDTKIIEFYSKPDEEYLKGYVKSALQRLKTFDKQRKLLYKDRRI; from the coding sequence TTGAAATCTTCCCACAACAAATTAGTCCTATTTCTTTTATTTATTAGTACTACCTTCTATTGTACTTCTCAAGAAGTTATTACGGCAAAAATAGTATCAAAAGTTGCAGATAACTTAATTGATATTAAAGCCATTGCTCAAAATAATGATGAGACGTTTAAAGATGAGTATTCTTATTTGTTATTTTCGTTAAAAAAAGGAGAAGGAGGTAATTTCTCTAAAAACACACAATCTGGTGTTTTTTCTTTAGAATCAAATGAGCAAAAAGTTTTAACTACATTAAAAATTAACATACAGGAAAAAGAGGAATGTAAAGTATATTTTTATATCAGAAAATCTGGAAATCTTATTTCAAAAGATTCTGTTGTAATTGTTGCCGCTGAAAGTGGCGATAAAAAAGTAATAGAAGAGGATGACTTTGAAATTAAAGGTATTGTTATAGACAATGCAATTACAAAATTAGGAAAAGATTTTCTAGATTACTTTTACCAAGCTTATTTAGTTTCAGGAAACCAATACCCTTTTATTATCACAATTAAAGAAAGGCCTTCTTTTGGGAGAAGTAGTATAATAACATTACAAGTAGACGATACAAAAATTATTGAATTTTACTCAAAGCCTGATGAGGAATACCTTAAAGGGTATGTAAAATCTGCATTACAACGCTTAAAAACATTTGATAAACAACGAAAATTATTATATAAAGATAGAAGAATATAA
- a CDS encoding curli production assembly/transport component CsgF produces the protein MKKLQKIFTVIIFLVPCFLFSQNLVYKPINPFFGGDTFNYQQLLAAANAQNDFEEDNGFNFSQPTDLENFTESLNRQLLNSISQDLFQQQFGDQTLTVGTFVFGSLVVDVSPTSGGLLINILDTSTGEQTQITIPN, from the coding sequence ATGAAAAAGCTTCAAAAAATTTTCACAGTTATTATTTTTTTAGTCCCTTGTTTTTTATTTTCACAAAATTTGGTTTACAAGCCAATAAATCCTTTTTTTGGAGGAGATACCTTTAATTATCAGCAATTATTAGCTGCGGCAAATGCTCAAAATGATTTTGAGGAGGATAATGGTTTTAATTTCAGTCAGCCAACAGATTTGGAAAATTTTACTGAAAGTTTAAACAGGCAGTTATTAAATTCTATTTCACAAGATTTATTTCAACAACAATTTGGAGATCAAACATTAACAGTTGGAACTTTTGTTTTTGGTAGTTTAGTGGTTGATGTTTCACCAACATCAGGAGGATTATTGATAAATATTTTAGATACCTCCACAGGAGAACAAACACAAATTACAATACCTAATTAA
- a CDS encoding CsgG/HfaB family protein: MRKIYQGAIFLILLSLTSCGAFFNQPFDTGKARIGENTSSESILTGILPVKETVVGVYKFRDQTGQYKQVENGSTFSTAVTQGGTSILLKSLEESKWFNPIERENIGNLLNERQIIRATRKEYAKNSKDKQITSIPPLLFAGIILEGGVISYDTNIITGGSGARYFGAGGSTQYREDRITIYLRAVSTSSGRILKNVYVSKTILSQGISANLFRYVNLRRLLEAETGVTKNEPAQLAVKEAIDKAVETLIIEGIIDGLWTPKGGEPIVNLIKEKYLKEKEAAASTVLLDRKLEDRRGKEAVSLSTTSNQIAGDYSNSKSHLGANLAYKFYLNKPSLNLNIGAGYFQLENEQAFKDDFVSFDVNLEYNLLPYDNVSPFVYGGIGTISDVNFSNLFVKFQYGVGVEYLPVNNFGIKIFGEQNLLLSDELDGFVQGKRDDYYWRIGVGLNFYLGKPYKKVKSVIFE; the protein is encoded by the coding sequence ATGAGAAAGATATACCAAGGTGCTATTTTTTTAATACTGTTATCACTTACAAGTTGTGGCGCATTTTTTAATCAACCATTTGATACAGGCAAAGCTAGAATTGGTGAAAATACTTCAAGTGAAAGTATTTTAACAGGAATATTACCCGTAAAAGAAACCGTAGTTGGGGTTTATAAGTTTAGAGATCAAACAGGGCAATACAAACAGGTTGAAAATGGATCTACTTTTAGTACGGCTGTAACTCAAGGAGGAACTTCTATTTTGTTAAAATCATTAGAAGAGTCTAAATGGTTTAACCCAATTGAACGTGAAAATATAGGGAATTTATTAAATGAACGCCAAATAATTCGCGCCACTCGAAAAGAATATGCCAAAAATAGTAAGGATAAGCAAATAACATCAATTCCTCCATTGTTATTTGCAGGGATTATACTTGAAGGAGGTGTAATCTCTTATGATACAAATATAATAACAGGTGGATCAGGAGCAAGATACTTTGGTGCAGGAGGATCTACTCAATATAGAGAAGATAGAATAACAATTTATTTAAGAGCTGTTTCTACCTCTAGTGGAAGAATTTTAAAAAATGTATATGTTTCCAAAACAATATTATCACAAGGCATATCTGCTAACTTATTTAGGTATGTTAATTTAAGAAGGTTGTTGGAAGCCGAAACAGGAGTTACTAAAAATGAACCAGCACAATTGGCGGTTAAAGAGGCAATAGATAAGGCAGTTGAAACATTAATTATAGAAGGAATTATTGATGGTTTATGGACTCCAAAAGGAGGAGAACCCATAGTTAATTTAATTAAAGAAAAATATTTAAAAGAAAAAGAAGCGGCAGCTTCAACAGTACTGTTAGATAGAAAATTAGAAGATAGAAGAGGTAAAGAAGCTGTGAGTTTATCAACTACTTCCAATCAAATAGCAGGAGATTATTCAAATTCAAAATCTCATTTAGGAGCTAATTTAGCTTATAAATTTTACTTAAATAAACCTTCATTAAATTTAAATATTGGTGCAGGTTATTTTCAGTTAGAAAATGAACAAGCTTTTAAAGATGATTTTGTTTCATTTGATGTAAATTTAGAATATAATCTTTTACCATACGACAATGTATCTCCTTTTGTTTACGGGGGTATTGGTACAATTTCAGATGTAAATTTTTCAAATTTATTTGTAAAGTTTCAGTATGGAGTAGGAGTAGAATATTTACCGGTAAACAATTTTGGGATTAAAATTTTTGGAGAGCAAAACCTTTTACTTAGTGATGAACTAGATGGTTTTGTTCAGGGTAAAAGAGATGATTATTATTGGAGAATAGGTGTTGGTTTAAATTTCTATTTAGGAAAACCATACAAAAAGGTAAAGTCAGTAATTTTTGAATAA